From a single Rodentibacter sp. JRC1 genomic region:
- the thiQ gene encoding thiamine ABC transporter ATP-binding protein — translation MIKLKKVKFNYKSMPMAFDLHIRAQEKIAIIGESGAGKSTLLNLIAGFDCVNSGEIWLNSENHTNTEPYQRPVSMLFQENNLFTHLTVAENIALGLKSNLSLSSEDKMRIEQAASAVNLQDFLMRKPTALSGGQKQRVALARCLLRNKPILLLDEPFSALDPQLRVEMLRLIDRLCSEKMLTLLLVTHQPQELEGYIDRLIHIHQGQNL, via the coding sequence ATGATTAAATTAAAAAAGGTTAAATTTAATTATAAATCAATGCCGATGGCGTTTGATCTACATATTCGTGCGCAAGAAAAAATAGCAATTATTGGTGAAAGCGGCGCAGGAAAAAGCACTTTGTTAAATTTGATTGCCGGTTTTGACTGCGTAAATAGCGGGGAGATTTGGTTAAATAGTGAAAATCACACAAATACCGAACCTTATCAGAGACCTGTTTCTATGTTATTTCAAGAAAATAATTTATTTACCCATTTAACCGTGGCAGAAAATATTGCATTGGGTCTGAAATCGAATTTATCGCTTTCTTCTGAAGATAAAATGCGGATAGAACAAGCGGCAAGTGCGGTCAATTTACAAGATTTTTTAATGCGAAAACCGACCGCACTTTCAGGGGGGCAAAAACAGCGGGTTGCTCTGGCACGTTGTTTGTTACGTAATAAACCGATTTTATTATTAGATGAACCCTTTTCAGCACTTGATCCGCAATTACGTGTGGAAATGTTACGCTTAATAGATCGCTTATGCAGTGAAAAAATGCTAACTTTGCTGCTTGTTACGCATCAGCCGCAGGAATTGGAAGGCTATATTGATCGCCTTATTCATATTCACCAAGGACAAAATTTATAG
- the bioB gene encoding biotin synthase BioB, translated as MTTKQTVQLNSITPHPCVEYWSVCKVEALFETPFLELVYRAAQVHREHFNPQAIQLSTLMSIKTGGCPEDCGYCPQSARYQTGVQNQQLLNVDEIVEKAKIAKSRGAGRFCMGAAWRGPKPKDMAKVTEIIKAVKDLGLETCGTFGLLQEGMAEELREAGLDYYNHNLDTAPEHYHKIIGTRRFDDRLSTLGKVRKAGLKVCCGGIVGMNETRKERAGLIASLANLDPQPESVPINQLVKVEGTPLAEAVELDWTEFVRTIAVARITMPQSYVRLSAGRQGMTEEMQAMCFMAGANSIFYGDKLLITGNPEEDGDQILMAKLDLEPETEENRKPLER; from the coding sequence ATGACAACTAAACAAACCGTTCAATTAAATAGCATTACACCACATCCTTGCGTTGAGTATTGGTCCGTCTGCAAAGTTGAGGCATTATTTGAAACGCCCTTTTTGGAGTTGGTTTACCGAGCGGCACAGGTACATCGAGAGCATTTTAATCCGCAAGCGATTCAGCTTTCGACATTGATGTCGATTAAAACCGGCGGATGTCCGGAAGATTGCGGCTATTGTCCGCAATCGGCACGGTATCAAACCGGTGTGCAAAATCAGCAATTACTGAATGTTGATGAAATCGTGGAGAAAGCCAAAATTGCAAAATCTCGTGGGGCAGGACGTTTTTGTATGGGGGCGGCATGGCGAGGGCCTAAACCGAAGGATATGGCAAAAGTAACGGAAATTATTAAAGCCGTAAAAGATCTTGGGTTAGAAACTTGCGGCACTTTCGGATTATTGCAAGAGGGAATGGCGGAAGAATTAAGAGAGGCGGGATTAGATTACTATAATCATAACCTTGATACCGCACCGGAACATTATCATAAGATTATTGGTACACGCCGTTTCGATGATCGTTTAAGCACCTTAGGCAAGGTGCGTAAAGCCGGTTTGAAAGTGTGTTGTGGCGGCATCGTGGGAATGAATGAAACCCGTAAGGAACGCGCAGGTTTAATCGCAAGCCTTGCGAATTTGGATCCGCAGCCGGAATCCGTACCAATCAATCAGTTGGTGAAAGTAGAAGGTACACCGCTTGCCGAAGCGGTAGAATTGGATTGGACGGAATTTGTTCGTACCATTGCGGTGGCTCGTATCACAATGCCTCAAAGTTATGTTCGTTTGTCGGCAGGTCGTCAAGGTATGACGGAAGAAATGCAGGCAATGTGCTTTATGGCGGGAGCCAATTCGATTTTTTATGGCGATAAGTTGCTCATTACGGGAAATCCTGAAGAAGACGGCGACCAAATTCTTATGGCAAAACTTGATTTAGAGCCGGAAACGGAAGAAAATCGAAAACCGCTTGAGCGTTAA
- the putP gene encoding sodium/proline symporter PutP, whose translation MQIYITFGLYLLIILGIGLYAYRSTQNFDDYILGGRKMGSFVTAMSAGASDMSGWLLMGLPGAIFLSGLSEAWIAVGLTIGAFMNYKIVAGRLRIFTEKYSNALTLPEFFAQRFPRQKKALKIISSSIILFFFTIYCASGVVAGAKLFQSLLGLDYYTALWLGAIATITYTFIGGYLAVSWSDTIQASLMIFALLLAPIMALVNIGWDEINTALAAKSAVTNIPYSNWLHNVSGIGVISALAWGLGYFGQPHILARFMAADSVQSLDKARTIGITWMLLCLGGAVAVGYFGLGYFTHKNIPLDNAESIFIELSKVMFNPWIVGIVLSAILAAVMSTLSAQLLMCSAAITEDFYKGFFRKNASSKELVWVGRLMVLLIAIVAIIIAQDPNSKVMGLVSYAWAGFGAAFGPVVILSLFNRNISSKAALWGMLSGAVTVVAWSPLMKYLGWEDLSHLYEIIPGFLVCSFITITSSIFAQVHPTVAEQFDEALTEFENRNKG comes from the coding sequence ATGCAAATTTACATCACATTTGGTTTGTATTTATTAATCATTTTAGGGATCGGATTGTACGCCTATCGCTCAACTCAAAACTTTGACGACTATATTTTAGGTGGTCGAAAAATGGGGAGTTTTGTCACCGCAATGTCTGCCGGAGCTTCGGATATGTCCGGTTGGCTTTTAATGGGTTTACCGGGGGCAATTTTCCTTTCGGGTTTGTCTGAAGCCTGGATTGCCGTGGGGTTGACCATCGGTGCCTTTATGAACTACAAAATCGTGGCGGGTCGCTTACGTATTTTTACCGAAAAATACAGTAATGCGCTCACATTGCCTGAATTTTTTGCTCAGCGTTTTCCACGTCAGAAAAAAGCGTTAAAAATTATTTCTTCCTCCATAATTTTATTCTTTTTCACTATTTACTGCGCATCAGGTGTCGTTGCCGGTGCTAAATTGTTCCAAAGTTTATTAGGATTAGATTACTACACCGCTCTTTGGCTCGGTGCAATTGCTACCATCACTTATACCTTTATCGGTGGTTATTTAGCGGTTTCGTGGAGTGATACCATTCAGGCTTCGTTAATGATTTTTGCCTTACTTCTTGCGCCGATTATGGCGTTAGTGAATATCGGCTGGGATGAAATCAATACGGCTTTAGCGGCAAAATCAGCGGTAACTAACATTCCATATAGCAACTGGTTGCATAACGTATCCGGTATCGGCGTAATCTCCGCCCTCGCTTGGGGATTAGGTTATTTTGGGCAACCTCATATCTTGGCGCGTTTTATGGCGGCAGATTCCGTTCAATCCCTTGATAAAGCCCGCACCATCGGCATTACTTGGATGTTACTCTGCCTAGGTGGAGCAGTAGCTGTCGGTTATTTCGGATTAGGTTATTTCACCCACAAAAATATTCCGCTTGATAATGCGGAATCCATCTTTATTGAACTCTCTAAAGTGATGTTTAATCCTTGGATTGTCGGTATAGTGTTATCAGCCATTTTAGCGGCGGTGATGAGTACGTTATCAGCGCAATTATTAATGTGTTCTGCTGCAATTACGGAAGATTTTTACAAAGGCTTTTTCCGCAAAAACGCTTCAAGCAAAGAATTAGTGTGGGTTGGGCGTTTAATGGTGTTATTGATCGCCATCGTTGCCATCATCATTGCACAAGATCCAAATTCTAAAGTGATGGGCTTGGTATCCTATGCTTGGGCAGGTTTCGGTGCGGCATTCGGCCCTGTCGTCATTCTCTCCCTCTTTAATCGTAACATCAGCTCTAAAGCGGCATTATGGGGAATGTTATCAGGTGCGGTAACGGTGGTCGCTTGGAGCCCGTTAATGAAATACCTAGGCTGGGAAGATTTATCCCACCTTTATGAAATCATTCCAGGTTTCTTAGTCTGCTCGTTCATCACGATAACCTCATCAATATTCGCCCAAGTTCACCCGACAGTAGCGGAACAATTTGATGAAGCCCTAACCGAATTTGAGAACAGAAATAAAGGCTAA
- the putA gene encoding bifunctional proline dehydrogenase/L-glutamate gamma-semialdehyde dehydrogenase PutA — MSISLSKTYRPERQIITENYRLDEKTAVNRLMATLNFTEEQEKRITENATRLINKLRHIKQKQYGADALMEEFSLSSEEGVALMCLAEALLRIPDAKTRDELIYEKLQDGNWQSHLGNSKSFFINAASYGLVFGKKVSETLTEEQLSGSLKGLFARLAAPAMRQAMVKSMRIMGKQFVAGVTMQEALQHVNPRYKKGFTFSFDMLGEAAMTETDADRYFNDYLHAIEEVGKNAIGRTIYNGNSVSVKLSAIHPKYSRAKYDRTMNELYPRIKQLFLLAQKYNISVNIDAEESNRLELSLDLLEKLLDEPELKGYKGIGFVVQSYSKRCPYVLDYLINLAREKQGYLMIRLVKGAYWDSEIKWAQTDGLEDFPLYTRKNHTDIAYIACAKKLLDAQDVIYPQFATHNILTMCTVYELGQGKEFEFQCLHGMGENLYDNIVGKDNFDRQVRVYAPVGTHETLLAYLVRRLLENGANSSFVHQLVDETIPVSQLVTPPWKLYEKSHGEPNKLVRKPLELFADRRNSAGFDLTNEFVLANLEKALNEAQIANGESLTALDNLTQHTAHTVKNPAKLTETIGEVRFLDVTTAETVFNRASNQVWNEQSAVKKANVLRKAADLYEEHHGLLMKLAIVEAGKTLPNAIAELREAVDFLRYYANQLEYLSAHNQLGEARGKVLCISPWNFPLAIFTGQIAASLAAGNAVIAKPAEQTSLIAYAAVKLLHQAGVPIETLQLVLGAGDLGAALVQQPFDGVVFTGSTEVAKLIEKRLATADNDPILIAETGGQNVLVVDTSALPEQVAADVLSSAFDSAGQRCSALRILLLQEEVAEQYYKMLSEAMKELSIGDPRLLETDVGPVIDDEAKQNLLNHQANMRKVARAYTELSVPEGGHFIAPSIYLLDNLNQVKREVFGPILHIIRYHKDDLVKVLESVNEKGYALTGGCHSRIRKQMDLVEKHLNCGNFYINRNIVGAVVGVQPFGGHGLSGTGPKAGGEFYLQRLTRTPRYYSQFGDEHTLANTKPVLESITGEHNSLAYLPCEVAILNGDLEKAQSAADKLLNAGFTILVEPSHPLAKTNKVGVRVDTQLGHCQKGIYLTALEKAQRQWLAENSKAIFKCFDWQMTQDLLPLYDEFSRSYNTTAAGGNTSLMASEEH, encoded by the coding sequence ATGTCTATTTCACTTTCCAAAACTTATCGTCCTGAACGTCAAATCATTACCGAGAATTATCGCCTTGATGAAAAAACAGCGGTTAATCGCTTGATGGCAACGCTCAATTTCACGGAAGAACAAGAAAAACGTATTACAGAAAATGCAACCAGACTTATCAATAAACTTCGCCATATCAAGCAAAAACAATACGGTGCCGATGCATTGATGGAAGAATTTTCATTAAGTTCGGAGGAAGGTGTGGCACTAATGTGTTTGGCAGAAGCATTATTACGTATTCCGGATGCCAAAACCCGTGATGAGCTTATCTACGAAAAATTACAAGACGGCAACTGGCAATCTCACCTTGGCAATTCAAAATCTTTTTTCATCAATGCCGCCAGCTATGGTTTGGTTTTTGGTAAAAAAGTGAGTGAAACCCTTACGGAAGAACAACTCTCCGGCAGCTTAAAAGGTCTTTTTGCCCGTCTCGCAGCACCGGCAATGCGCCAAGCAATGGTTAAATCGATGCGCATTATGGGTAAACAATTTGTGGCTGGCGTAACAATGCAAGAAGCCTTACAACACGTTAATCCACGCTATAAAAAAGGGTTTACGTTCTCTTTTGATATGTTAGGCGAAGCCGCAATGACAGAGACTGATGCCGATCGTTATTTCAATGACTATTTGCATGCCATTGAAGAGGTAGGTAAAAATGCAATAGGGCGAACCATCTATAACGGTAATAGCGTTTCAGTAAAACTCTCTGCAATTCATCCCAAATATAGCCGTGCAAAATACGATCGTACAATGAACGAGCTTTACCCGCGCATAAAACAACTTTTCTTACTCGCCCAAAAATACAACATCAGTGTAAATATTGATGCGGAAGAATCCAATCGCTTAGAACTATCCCTTGATTTACTGGAAAAATTACTTGATGAACCGGAGCTCAAAGGCTACAAAGGAATTGGCTTTGTTGTGCAATCCTACTCCAAACGCTGTCCGTACGTGTTGGATTACTTAATCAATCTTGCCCGTGAAAAACAAGGCTATTTGATGATCCGTTTAGTGAAAGGCGCATATTGGGATAGCGAAATCAAATGGGCGCAAACCGATGGACTTGAAGATTTCCCGCTTTATACGCGTAAAAATCATACTGACATTGCCTACATTGCTTGTGCCAAAAAACTTCTTGATGCACAAGATGTCATCTATCCGCAATTTGCAACTCACAATATCCTCACTATGTGCACCGTTTACGAATTAGGGCAAGGAAAAGAATTTGAGTTTCAATGCTTACACGGTATGGGCGAAAACCTTTATGACAACATTGTAGGCAAAGATAATTTTGATCGTCAGGTTCGTGTATATGCTCCGGTCGGTACTCATGAAACATTGCTCGCCTATCTTGTTCGTCGCTTACTGGAAAATGGGGCGAATTCTTCTTTCGTACATCAATTAGTAGATGAAACTATTCCTGTTTCACAACTCGTAACTCCACCATGGAAACTTTATGAAAAATCCCACGGTGAACCGAATAAATTAGTCCGTAAGCCTCTAGAGCTCTTTGCGGATCGCCGTAATTCCGCAGGTTTTGATTTAACTAACGAATTTGTACTTGCAAATCTTGAAAAAGCTTTAAACGAAGCCCAAATCGCCAATGGCGAATCTTTAACGGCACTAGATAATTTGACACAGCACACCGCACATACGGTAAAAAATCCTGCAAAATTAACTGAAACAATCGGTGAAGTACGCTTCTTGGATGTAACGACGGCGGAAACTGTTTTCAATAGAGCGAGTAATCAAGTTTGGAATGAACAAAGTGCGGTCAAAAAAGCCAACGTTTTACGCAAAGCGGCGGATCTCTATGAAGAGCATCACGGCTTATTAATGAAACTTGCTATTGTCGAAGCCGGCAAAACCTTACCAAATGCCATTGCAGAGTTGCGTGAAGCGGTTGATTTCCTCCGCTATTATGCTAACCAACTTGAATATTTAAGCGCACATAACCAACTTGGCGAAGCTCGTGGAAAAGTACTTTGCATTTCTCCTTGGAACTTCCCTCTCGCCATCTTTACAGGACAAATTGCCGCTTCTCTTGCAGCGGGTAATGCGGTGATCGCAAAACCTGCAGAACAAACTTCACTGATTGCTTACGCCGCCGTGAAATTACTCCATCAAGCAGGCGTGCCGATAGAAACCTTACAATTGGTGCTAGGTGCAGGCGATCTCGGTGCTGCATTGGTACAACAACCTTTTGACGGTGTTGTATTCACAGGCTCAACTGAAGTGGCAAAACTTATCGAAAAACGTTTGGCGACAGCAGATAATGATCCGATTCTTATTGCAGAAACAGGCGGTCAAAATGTATTGGTCGTCGATACCTCCGCCTTACCTGAACAAGTGGCGGCGGACGTTTTAAGTTCTGCATTTGATTCCGCCGGTCAACGCTGCTCCGCCCTTCGCATTTTATTGTTGCAAGAAGAAGTTGCAGAGCAATATTACAAAATGCTCAGCGAAGCAATGAAAGAGCTCAGCATTGGCGATCCGCGTTTACTCGAAACCGATGTTGGGCCGGTAATTGATGATGAAGCTAAACAGAACTTACTTAATCACCAAGCTAATATGCGTAAAGTAGCGCGTGCTTACACCGAATTATCCGTACCGGAGGGTGGTCATTTTATTGCGCCATCCATCTACTTATTAGATAACTTGAATCAAGTTAAACGCGAAGTATTTGGTCCGATTCTACACATTATCCGCTATCACAAAGATGATTTAGTAAAAGTACTCGAAAGCGTAAACGAAAAAGGTTATGCCTTAACGGGCGGTTGCCACAGCCGCATTCGCAAACAAATGGACTTGGTGGAAAAACATCTCAATTGCGGTAACTTCTATATTAATCGTAATATCGTGGGTGCCGTTGTTGGAGTACAACCTTTCGGAGGACACGGTTTATCCGGCACAGGCCCTAAAGCCGGCGGAGAGTTCTATCTCCAACGATTAACCCGCACTCCACGCTATTATAGTCAATTCGGTGACGAACACACACTAGCTAACACCAAACCGGTGCTAGAAAGCATCACCGGAGAACATAACAGTTTGGCATACCTACCGTGCGAAGTCGCAATTTTAAACGGTGATTTAGAAAAAGCGCAATCGGCAGCAGATAAACTACTTAATGCCGGCTTTACCATATTAGTTGAACCTAGCCACCCGCTTGCCAAAACCAACAAAGTCGGAGTTCGTGTAGATACTCAATTAGGGCATTGTCAAAAAGGTATCTATTTGACCGCACTTGAAAAGGCTCAACGCCAATGGCTTGCAGAAAACAGCAAAGCGATTTTTAAATGTTTCGATTGGCAAATGACACAAGATTTACTGCCGTTATACGATGAATTCTCTCGCAGCTATAATACGACTGCTGCCGGCGGAAATACATCGTTAATGGCATCAGAAGAACATTAG
- the trxA gene encoding thioredoxin encodes MSQVLHTTDATFEADVLRSDLPVLVDFWAPWCGPCKMVGPLLDELAPEFDGKAKIVKINVDENQTVAAQYGVRSIPTLLLIKNGEVVGTQVGALPKTQLAAFISQHL; translated from the coding sequence ATGAGTCAAGTATTACATACCACCGATGCAACATTCGAAGCTGACGTATTACGTTCGGATCTCCCTGTATTAGTCGATTTTTGGGCACCATGGTGCGGTCCTTGCAAAATGGTTGGTCCGCTATTAGATGAGCTTGCCCCGGAATTTGACGGTAAAGCAAAAATCGTAAAAATCAACGTAGATGAAAACCAAACGGTAGCAGCGCAATATGGTGTACGCAGTATCCCGACATTACTTCTGATTAAAAACGGGGAAGTAGTTGGTACACAAGTAGGTGCATTGCCGAAAACTCAATTAGCGGCTTTTATTAGTCAACATCTTTAA
- a CDS encoding methionine biosynthesis PLP-dependent protein: MTTQQYAIDTLLAQAGNRSDERTGAVSTPIFLSTAYGHHGIGESTGFDYTRTKNPTRSVLEDTIAQLENGERGFAFSSGMAAIQVLMTLFTSPDEWVVSSDVYGGTYRLLDFSYKNNNSVKPVYVNTASVADIEAAITPNTKAIFIETPSNPLMEECDVAEIAKLAKKHHLMLIVDNTFLTPVLSRPLDLGADIVIHSGTKYIAGHNDALVGLIVAKGQELCDRIAYIQNGAGAVLSPFDSWLTVRGMKTLSLRMKRHQENAKTIAEFLKAQPQVDSVLYPNKGGMLSFRLKDEAWINTFLKSIKLITFAESLGGTESFITYPATQTHMDIPEAERVARGITNTLLRFSVGIEDVEDIKADLLQAFANLK; this comes from the coding sequence ATGACAACACAACAATATGCAATCGACACCCTACTTGCTCAAGCCGGTAATCGCAGTGATGAGCGTACCGGGGCGGTATCAACGCCGATTTTTCTTTCTACGGCTTATGGGCACCACGGTATTGGGGAAAGCACGGGGTTTGATTACACCCGTACGAAAAATCCAACCCGTTCGGTGTTAGAAGACACCATCGCACAATTAGAAAACGGTGAGCGTGGTTTTGCATTTTCATCCGGTATGGCTGCAATTCAAGTATTAATGACTCTTTTCACTTCACCGGATGAATGGGTCGTTTCAAGCGATGTATATGGCGGTACTTACCGTCTTTTGGATTTTTCTTATAAAAATAACAATAGTGTGAAACCTGTTTATGTCAATACAGCCTCTGTCGCTGATATTGAGGCGGCAATTACTCCAAACACTAAAGCGATTTTTATTGAAACTCCCTCTAATCCATTAATGGAAGAATGCGATGTTGCTGAAATCGCTAAATTGGCGAAAAAACATCATTTAATGTTAATCGTTGATAATACTTTCTTAACTCCCGTACTTTCCCGTCCGTTAGATTTAGGTGCCGATATTGTTATTCACAGCGGTACAAAATATATCGCCGGTCATAATGATGCGTTAGTCGGATTGATTGTGGCAAAAGGTCAAGAACTTTGCGATCGCATCGCTTACATTCAAAATGGCGCGGGAGCGGTGCTTTCCCCGTTTGATTCTTGGCTAACCGTCCGTGGTATGAAAACCCTTTCTTTACGTATGAAACGCCATCAAGAAAACGCAAAAACGATTGCCGAATTTTTAAAAGCACAACCGCAAGTAGATTCTGTGCTTTATCCGAATAAAGGAGGAATGCTTTCTTTCCGTTTAAAAGATGAAGCTTGGATAAACACTTTCTTGAAATCGATAAAACTTATTACCTTTGCAGAAAGCCTTGGTGGTACAGAAAGTTTTATCACTTATCCGGCAACACAAACGCATATGGATATTCCGGAGGCTGAACGCGTGGCACGTGGTATCACAAATACCTTGCTGCGTTTTTCTGTAGGGATTGAAGATGTGGAAGACATTAAAGCAGACTTACTCCAAGCCTTTGCTAATTTAAAATAA
- the lysS gene encoding lysine--tRNA ligase, with product MSEQEVKELDLNGEMLVRREKLSALRAKGNAFPNKFRRNALAQDLHDKYDSEEGEALKEKAIEVLVAGRIMTRRVMGKATFITIQDMSGKIQLYIARDNLPEGIYKEDVSHWDLGDIIGVKGTLFKTKTNELTIKTTEVQLLTKALRPLPNKFHGLTDQEVRYRQRYLDLISNEESRRTFIIRSKVVAGIREYFISKGFMEVETPMLQVIPGGASARPFITHHNALDVDMYLRIAPELYLKRLVVGGFERVFELNRNFRNEGVSVRHNPEFTMLEYYQAYADYHDLMDNTEELLRKLALDILGTTIVKYGEYEFDFGKPFERITLHDATIKYGADKGIVKEDLYDFDRAKATAERLGIEVQKSWGLGGIVNAIFEEVAEHHLIQPTFLMAHPAEISPLARRNDENPDVTDRFELFIGGREIGNGFSELNDAEDQNERFDAQVAAKEAGDDEAMFKDEDFVVALEHGLPPTAGEGLGIDRLAMLFANAPSIRDVILFPAMRQK from the coding sequence ATGTCAGAACAAGAAGTAAAAGAACTGGATCTCAATGGCGAAATGCTTGTTCGCCGTGAAAAACTTAGTGCATTACGAGCAAAAGGTAATGCTTTTCCGAATAAATTCCGCCGTAATGCGCTTGCTCAAGATTTACACGATAAATACGATTCTGAGGAAGGCGAGGCATTAAAAGAAAAAGCGATTGAAGTGTTGGTGGCAGGCCGTATTATGACACGCCGAGTAATGGGTAAAGCAACCTTTATCACAATTCAAGATATGAGTGGCAAAATCCAACTTTATATCGCACGTGATAATCTGCCTGAAGGTATTTATAAAGAGGATGTAAGTCATTGGGATCTCGGCGATATTATCGGGGTAAAAGGTACGCTTTTCAAAACCAAAACCAATGAACTCACTATAAAAACCACTGAAGTTCAACTTTTAACCAAAGCACTTCGTCCATTACCGAATAAATTCCATGGTTTGACCGATCAAGAAGTACGCTATCGCCAACGCTATTTGGATTTAATTTCTAACGAAGAATCCCGCCGTACTTTTATTATTCGATCTAAAGTCGTAGCAGGTATTCGTGAATATTTCATTTCCAAAGGCTTTATGGAAGTGGAAACGCCGATGTTACAAGTGATCCCCGGTGGTGCCTCAGCCCGTCCTTTCATCACTCACCATAATGCACTTGATGTAGATATGTATTTACGTATCGCCCCTGAACTTTACTTAAAACGCTTGGTTGTCGGCGGTTTTGAACGTGTATTCGAATTAAATCGCAACTTCCGTAATGAAGGCGTGTCGGTTCGACACAATCCTGAATTTACTATGCTTGAATACTACCAAGCATACGCAGATTATCACGATTTAATGGATAACACGGAAGAATTATTACGTAAGCTTGCACTTGATATCCTTGGCACAACGATCGTGAAATATGGTGAGTACGAATTTGATTTCGGTAAACCCTTTGAACGTATCACTTTACACGATGCAACCATCAAATACGGTGCAGATAAAGGTATCGTAAAAGAAGATTTATACGATTTTGATCGCGCAAAAGCTACGGCTGAACGCTTAGGTATTGAAGTACAAAAATCTTGGGGATTGGGTGGTATTGTGAATGCAATTTTTGAAGAAGTGGCGGAACATCACTTAATTCAACCTACATTCTTAATGGCTCATCCCGCAGAGATTTCGCCATTAGCACGCCGTAATGATGAAAACCCTGACGTAACGGATCGTTTTGAATTGTTCATTGGTGGGCGTGAAATCGGTAACGGTTTCTCAGAGCTCAACGATGCCGAAGATCAAAACGAACGTTTTGATGCACAGGTTGCCGCAAAAGAAGCCGGTGATGATGAAGCGATGTTTAAAGATGAAGACTTTGTAGTTGCCCTTGAACACGGTTTGCCTCCAACCGCCGGAGAAGGATTAGGCATCGATCGCCTCGCGATGTTATTTGCAAATGCCCCCTCTATTCGAGATGTCATTTTATTCCCGGCAATGCGCCAGAAATAA
- the prfB gene encoding peptide chain release factor 2 (programmed frameshift) — protein sequence MFEINPIKNKITDLSDRTFVLRGYLDFEAKVERLEEVNAELEQPDVWNDPEKAQALGKERVSLEQVVNTIKSLEQGLEDVDGLLELAVEAEDEETFNEAVAELEELEQQLEKLEFRRMFSGEHDSADCYVDLQAGSGGTEAQDWTEMLLRMYLRWAEGKGFKTELMEVSDGDVAGLKSATIKVSGEYAFGWLRTETGIHRLVRKSPFDSNNRRHTSFSAAFVYPEIDDDIDIEINPADLRIDVYRASGAGGQHVNKTESAVRITHIPSGIVVQCQNDRSQHKNKDQAMKQLKAKLYELELQKKNADKQAMEENKSDIGWGSQIRSYVLDDSRIKDLRTGVENRNTQAVLDGDLDRFIEASLKAGL from the exons ATGTTTGAAATTAATCCCATAAAAAATAAAATCACCGACCTTTCCGACCGCACTTTCGTGCTTCGGGGGTATCTT GACTTTGAAGCCAAAGTTGAGCGCTTAGAAGAAGTTAATGCCGAATTAGAACAACCGGATGTATGGAATGATCCGGAGAAAGCGCAAGCCTTAGGTAAAGAACGCGTCTCTCTTGAACAAGTTGTTAATACCATCAAATCCCTTGAACAAGGTTTAGAAGACGTTGACGGGTTGTTAGAACTCGCAGTTGAAGCCGAAGATGAAGAAACCTTTAATGAAGCCGTAGCAGAATTGGAAGAACTTGAACAACAGCTTGAAAAGCTAGAGTTTCGCCGAATGTTCAGCGGAGAACACGATAGTGCTGACTGCTATGTCGATTTACAAGCCGGCTCCGGTGGTACGGAAGCACAAGATTGGACGGAAATGCTGTTGCGAATGTACTTGCGCTGGGCTGAAGGTAAAGGTTTCAAAACCGAATTAATGGAAGTTTCGGACGGTGATGTAGCCGGCTTGAAATCAGCTACCATCAAAGTCAGCGGAGAATATGCCTTCGGTTGGTTGCGTACGGAAACCGGCATTCATCGTTTAGTACGTAAAAGCCCTTTTGATTCCAATAACCGTCGCCACACTTCTTTCAGCGCCGCCTTTGTTTATCCTGAAATTGATGACGATATTGATATTGAAATCAATCCGGCAGATTTACGAATTGATGTTTATCGCGCCTCCGGTGCCGGCGGTCAGCACGTCAATAAAACGGAAAGTGCCGTTCGGATTACCCATATTCCTAGTGGCATTGTCGTACAATGTCAAAACGATCGTTCCCAACACAAAAATAAAGATCAAGCAATGAAGCAATTAAAAGCAAAATTGTATGAATTGGAATTACAAAAGAAAAATGCCGATAAGCAAGCCATGGAAGAAAATAAATCCGATATTGGTTGGGGCAGCCAAATTCGTTCCTATGTGTTGGATGACTCACGTATTAAAGATTTACGCACCGGCGTAGAAAATCGTAATACTCAAGCAGTATTGGACGGTGATTTAGATCGCTTTATTGAAGCGAGTTTAAAAGCCGGTTTGTAA